A genome region from Bacteroidales bacterium includes the following:
- the gldA gene encoding gliding motility-associated ABC transporter ATP-binding subunit GldA gives MSLQATDVIKIYGKQKALNNVSFEIKTGEVVGFLGPNGAGKSTMMKIMTGYIKQNSGEVTINGLNTNNKKNLKEIKNQIGYLPEHNPLYHDMYVIEYLNFIAKIYRINKRSLKKRVDEIIEITGLYIEQNKKIGALSKGYKQRTGLAAALIHDPEVLILDEPTTGLDPNQIIEIRKLITEVGKEKTVMLSTHIMQEVEAICNRMIIINNGKVAADAPVSSIRTFLSEKDQSLILEFDKKININALNTISGINKVSNIDNSIYIVEYDNKKDVRPDIFHFAVENNLIILSMHKKEKSMEDVFRSLTKAL, from the coding sequence ATGTCACTTCAAGCAACTGATGTAATTAAAATATACGGAAAACAAAAAGCTTTGAATAATGTAAGTTTTGAGATTAAAACCGGTGAAGTTGTCGGTTTTTTGGGTCCAAACGGTGCAGGGAAATCAACAATGATGAAGATAATGACCGGCTACATTAAACAAAACTCCGGTGAAGTTACAATTAACGGACTGAATACAAATAACAAAAAAAATTTAAAAGAGATAAAAAATCAAATCGGTTATTTGCCGGAACATAATCCGCTGTACCATGATATGTATGTTATAGAATATTTGAATTTTATTGCAAAAATATACCGAATAAATAAAAGATCTTTGAAAAAAAGAGTTGATGAAATAATTGAAATTACAGGTTTATATATTGAACAAAATAAAAAAATAGGTGCTTTATCAAAAGGTTACAAACAAAGAACAGGATTAGCAGCTGCATTAATTCATGATCCTGAAGTGCTGATATTAGATGAGCCTACAACCGGACTTGACCCCAACCAAATAATTGAAATTCGCAAGCTGATCACTGAAGTCGGAAAAGAAAAAACAGTAATGTTATCAACACATATTATGCAAGAAGTTGAAGCAATATGTAACAGAATGATTATTATTAATAATGGTAAAGTTGCGGCAGATGCCCCGGTTAGCAGTATCCGTACGTTTTTATCAGAAAAAGATCAATCACTAATTCTTGAGTTTGATAAAAAGATCAATATAAATGCTTTAAATACAATTTCGGGAATAAATAAAGTAAGTAATATTGATAATAGTATTTATATAGTTGAATATGATAATAAAAAAGATGTTCGCCCCGATATTTTTCACTTTGCCGTTGAAAACAATTTAATAATCTTATCCATGCACAAAAAAGAAAAAAGTATGGAAGATGTCTTTAGGTCATTGACTAAGGCTTTGTGA
- a CDS encoding TerC family protein encodes MEFVIALITLTILEVVLGIDNIIFISIVTNKLPKEEQGKARFIGLLFALIFRILLLILLVWMIQHLTSFFFPLEGMNHEQTIKKLEHSEGFIDKLKIIPHAIGVREIILFFGGIFLLAKSVSEVYQKMEGTASEHKHSVGMSMAKIILQIILLDIVFSFDSILTAVGITDNLPAMVSAVTIAMVVMLFFSKRISNFISKHPSLEMLALSFLILIGFMLMLEGVHIEVPKGYIYFAVFFSLIIELINMRVRKKQSKKVELIRKIKDEI; translated from the coding sequence ATGGAATTTGTAATTGCACTGATAACACTAACAATTTTAGAAGTAGTTTTGGGAATTGATAATATAATTTTCATATCAATTGTTACTAATAAATTACCGAAAGAGGAGCAAGGGAAAGCTCGGTTTATCGGATTATTATTTGCGCTTATTTTCAGGATTTTATTGTTGATACTTCTTGTTTGGATGATTCAACATTTAACAAGTTTCTTTTTTCCCTTAGAGGGAATGAATCATGAACAAACAATTAAGAAACTTGAACATTCGGAAGGATTTATTGATAAATTGAAAATAATTCCTCATGCAATTGGTGTAAGAGAAATTATTTTATTTTTCGGCGGGATTTTTTTGTTGGCAAAAAGTGTGTCGGAGGTTTATCAAAAAATGGAGGGAACTGCGAGTGAGCATAAACACAGTGTGGGAATGTCAATGGCTAAGATCATTCTTCAAATTATTTTGTTAGATATTGTTTTCTCATTTGACTCAATATTAACAGCCGTAGGAATAACAGATAATCTTCCTGCCATGGTATCTGCCGTTACGATTGCAATGGTTGTAATGCTGTTTTTTTCAAAAAGAATAAGCAACTTTATTTCAAAACATCCTTCTTTGGAAATGTTAGCACTTTCTTTTTTAATTTTAATAGGTTTTATGCTGATGTTGGAAGGTGTACACATAGAGGTTCCTAAAGGTTATATTTATTTTGCCGTATTTTTCTCATTGATAATTGAATTAATCAATATGAGAGTAAGAAAGAAACAATCCAAAAAAGTTGAGTTGATTAGAAAAATTAAAGATGAGATATAA
- the ruvA gene encoding Holliday junction branch migration protein RuvA — MYEYIFGKITESAPTYVIIESGNTGYFVHISLNTYSKIQNDKNYKLYLHQIVREDAHFLFGFADKSEREIFRLLISVSGIGANTARLMLSSLKAGEIKSAISTEDVNLLKSIKGIGTKTAQRVIIDLKDKIDKTEIEESKHVSGDATVIYEALSALTMLGFSKSPAEKALKKIYSENNKINVEELVKKALKIL, encoded by the coding sequence ATGTACGAATATATCTTCGGAAAAATAACAGAATCAGCACCCACATACGTTATTATTGAATCAGGTAACACAGGATATTTTGTTCATATATCTTTAAATACGTATTCTAAAATTCAAAACGATAAGAATTATAAATTATATCTTCATCAAATAGTAAGAGAAGATGCACATTTTTTATTTGGCTTTGCCGATAAATCTGAACGTGAAATTTTCAGATTGTTGATATCAGTTTCCGGTATCGGAGCAAATACTGCAAGGCTTATGTTGTCTTCACTTAAAGCCGGGGAGATTAAAAGCGCAATCAGTACGGAAGATGTTAATTTATTAAAAAGCATAAAAGGAATTGGCACAAAAACTGCTCAAAGAGTTATTATTGATTTAAAAGATAAAATTGATAAAACAGAAATTGAAGAAAGTAAACATGTTTCCGGAGATGCAACTGTAATTTATGAAGCTTTATCAGCTCTGACAATGTTGGGATTTTCTAAATCACCGGCAGAAAAAGCACTGAAAAAAATATACAGCGAAAATAATAAAATAAATGTTGAAGAACTTGTTAAAAAAGCACTAAAAATACTATAA
- the dxs gene encoding 1-deoxy-D-xylulose-5-phosphate synthase yields the protein MSEYKYLQNINSPVDLKKYKDEELIEISKELRQYIIDVVSSNPGHFASSLGVIELTVALHYVYNTPYDKIVWDVGHQAYAHKILTGRRESFCTNRQLGGICGFPSIFESEYDAYGVGHSSTSISAALGMAVSSCYKGEEDRHVVAVIGDGAMTGGLAFEGMNNAGVEKSNLLIILNDNNMSIDPNVGGLNQYLLDITTSKTYNKVKDDIWNTLGKIRRFGPNTRAFIQKIENGVKSIIMKQSNIFEAMNLRYFGPINGHDVNHLVKILEDLKDIKGPKLLHVLTKKGKGFEAAENDQTIWHAPGLFDKETGERLVSKSDKAQAPKFQDVFGNTLVELAEKNEKIMGITPAMPSGSSMKIMMEAMPDRAFDVGIAEQHAVTFSAGLAVDGMVPFCNIYSTFMQRAFDQVIHDVALQKLNVVFCLDRGGVVGDDGATHHGAFDLAYMRIIPNMIVAAPMDEPDLRNMMFTAQLPDMGPFTIRYPRGRGITPNWKTEMKELKIGKGRCIKKGKDTAILSIGAIGILIKEADEKLLKEKINVSHYDMRFVKPLDEELLHQIFSEYKSIITLEDGIIKGGFGTAVIEFMVENNYSAKIKRLGIPDEFIEHGTQQELYKLCGYDTESIYNAVKEMSK from the coding sequence ATGAGCGAGTATAAATATCTTCAAAATATAAATTCACCGGTAGATTTAAAGAAATATAAAGATGAAGAACTGATTGAAATATCTAAAGAACTTCGTCAATATATTATTGATGTTGTTTCTTCAAATCCGGGGCATTTTGCTTCAAGTCTCGGAGTTATTGAGTTAACAGTTGCACTTCATTATGTTTATAATACTCCTTATGATAAAATTGTTTGGGATGTCGGGCATCAAGCATACGCACATAAGATTCTTACCGGCAGAAGAGAATCATTTTGCACTAACAGACAACTCGGAGGAATTTGCGGGTTTCCGTCAATTTTTGAAAGTGAATATGATGCTTATGGTGTAGGGCATTCCTCAACATCAATATCTGCTGCTTTGGGAATGGCTGTGTCGTCTTGTTACAAAGGCGAAGAAGACAGGCATGTAGTGGCAGTTATAGGTGACGGAGCAATGACCGGCGGTCTGGCTTTTGAAGGGATGAACAATGCAGGTGTTGAAAAATCAAACCTCTTGATAATTCTTAATGATAATAATATGTCAATTGACCCGAATGTGGGCGGTTTGAATCAATATTTGCTTGATATTACAACTTCAAAGACATATAATAAAGTTAAAGATGATATTTGGAACACTCTCGGAAAAATAAGGCGATTCGGGCCTAATACAAGAGCTTTTATTCAAAAAATTGAGAATGGTGTGAAATCTATCATCATGAAACAGAGCAATATTTTTGAGGCTATGAACTTGAGATATTTCGGCCCGATAAACGGACATGATGTTAATCATTTGGTTAAGATACTTGAAGATTTAAAAGATATAAAAGGACCGAAATTACTTCATGTGTTAACAAAAAAGGGGAAGGGTTTTGAAGCTGCCGAAAATGACCAAACAATATGGCATGCTCCCGGTTTGTTCGATAAAGAAACAGGGGAACGATTAGTTTCAAAATCTGATAAAGCTCAAGCACCAAAGTTTCAAGATGTGTTCGGAAATACTCTTGTAGAACTGGCAGAAAAAAATGAAAAAATCATGGGAATAACACCTGCCATGCCTTCCGGTTCATCAATGAAAATAATGATGGAAGCAATGCCCGACAGAGCTTTTGATGTAGGTATTGCAGAGCAACATGCGGTAACTTTTTCGGCAGGGCTTGCCGTTGACGGGATGGTACCGTTTTGCAATATTTATTCTACATTTATGCAAAGAGCATTTGACCAAGTAATACATGATGTTGCTTTGCAAAAACTTAATGTTGTATTTTGTTTGGACAGAGGCGGTGTGGTAGGCGATGACGGAGCAACCCATCACGGTGCTTTTGATTTGGCATATATGCGTATTATTCCTAATATGATTGTAGCCGCACCAATGGATGAACCGGATTTAAGAAACATGATGTTTACGGCACAACTTCCCGATATGGGACCTTTTACAATAAGATATCCGAGAGGCAGAGGAATTACACCGAATTGGAAAACAGAAATGAAAGAACTTAAGATAGGGAAGGGGAGATGCATTAAAAAAGGTAAAGATACAGCGATTTTAAGTATAGGAGCAATCGGAATTCTAATAAAAGAAGCAGATGAAAAACTATTAAAAGAGAAAATTAATGTATCTCATTATGATATGCGTTTTGTAAAACCTCTTGATGAAGAATTGTTGCATCAAATATTTTCAGAATATAAAAGTATAATAACATTAGAAGACGGTATAATTAAAGGCGGTTTCGGAACTGCCGTAATTGAGTTTATGGTTGAAAACAATTATTCGGCAAAAATTAAACGTTTGGGAATCCCCGATGAATTTATTGAACACGGTACCCAACAGGAATTATATAAATTATGCGGGTATGATACTGAAAGTATTTATAATGCTGTTAAGGAGATGAGTAAATAA